In one window of Zhihengliuella sp. ISTPL4 DNA:
- a CDS encoding lycopene cyclase domain-containing protein — MGAIYLTALLVSLGCMLLLDWRFRLFFWRDAVAASIVTVVGLAFFLAWDVAGIAAGIFFRGEAAIATGIVLAPELPLEEPVFLVFLVVCTMVLYGGAVRFLERRRVRIAEGARR, encoded by the coding sequence ATCGGCGCGATCTACCTCACCGCCCTGCTGGTCTCCCTCGGCTGCATGCTGCTACTCGACTGGCGTTTCCGGCTCTTCTTCTGGCGGGACGCCGTCGCGGCGTCGATCGTCACCGTCGTCGGGCTCGCGTTCTTCCTCGCCTGGGACGTCGCCGGCATCGCGGCCGGGATCTTCTTCCGCGGTGAAGCGGCGATCGCCACGGGCATCGTCCTGGCTCCCGAACTCCCGCTGGAGGAGCCGGTCTTCCTGGTCTTCCTCGTCGTCTGCACGATGGTGCTGTACGGCGGTGCCGTGCGGTTCCTCGAGCGCCGCCGGGTCCGGATCGCCGAAGGAGCGAGACGATGA